One Haloterrigena salifodinae DNA window includes the following coding sequences:
- a CDS encoding 2-oxo acid dehydrogenase subunit E2, translating to MPPTDTASDGSDERETETNGDGERDRNGGADRDDGSGSDETPNTDETDQTVREERSLSPMRRTIANRLQDSYRNAVHVTASREVGAEALFRAVETANDRLEADISLVDVVLAALSATLADHPAFNATFEDRTHRTYEEHNVGVAVDIEAGLVAPVLRDVGSKSLAEIATERRRLTETVQSGAYTMDDLRGGTFTVTNLGVLGVDSFTPVINPPEVAILGIGRTRERACRGDDGLEFRRELTYDLSFDHRIVDGADAARFLGTLADYTEGAERFAPDG from the coding sequence ATGCCACCCACCGATACAGCATCCGACGGGAGCGACGAACGGGAGACCGAGACGAACGGCGACGGCGAACGGGACCGAAACGGCGGAGCGGACCGCGACGACGGGTCGGGAAGCGACGAGACCCCGAATACCGACGAAACGGACCAAACCGTCCGCGAGGAGCGATCGCTCTCCCCGATGCGGCGGACGATCGCGAACCGCCTGCAGGACAGCTATCGGAACGCCGTCCACGTGACAGCCAGCCGAGAGGTCGGCGCCGAGGCGCTGTTCCGTGCGGTCGAGACCGCGAACGACCGCCTCGAGGCGGACATCTCGCTGGTCGACGTCGTGCTGGCCGCGCTCTCGGCAACGCTCGCGGACCATCCGGCGTTCAACGCGACGTTCGAAGACAGAACCCACCGCACGTACGAAGAGCACAACGTCGGCGTCGCGGTCGATATCGAGGCGGGGCTGGTGGCGCCGGTCCTGCGCGATGTCGGCTCGAAGTCCCTCGCCGAGATCGCGACCGAACGACGACGGCTGACGGAAACCGTTCAGTCTGGCGCGTACACGATGGACGACCTCCGGGGCGGGACGTTCACCGTCACGAACCTCGGCGTCCTCGGCGTCGACTCGTTCACGCCGGTCATCAACCCGCCGGAGGTCGCGATCCTCGGGATCGGACGGACGCGGGAACGGGCCTGCCGCGGCGACGACGGTCTCGAGTTTCGCCGCGAGTTGACCTACGATCTGAGCTTCGACCACCGGATCGTCGACGGCGCGGACGCGGCTCGGTTCCTCGGGACGCTCGCGGACTACACCGAGGGTGCCGAACGGTTCGCGCCCGACGGCTGA
- a CDS encoding DUF6159 family protein: protein MRDRYRNGLAVVDASLDVFRARPGLAILPLLSLIAVGSAYAAVGVAILHYGLLGAVFTNDLVRYGAMFAGLAISSSVGVFFNAAVVHCASRQFDGKETSARDGLAAAWDARREIAKWSLVSATIGTLLYVAEDNAPGVGTLTRSILNLGWGLLTFFVVPVIVTDRTGSLRSELRKSGDAFARTWGESITAAFGIGLALFPVTLAGICMLVVAYVSATGLTAYGLGALGGLLVVATLVVTQVLGMIVRTALYRYATDGECVGPLAELDPEEVFVDD, encoded by the coding sequence ATGCGCGACCGATATCGCAACGGACTGGCGGTAGTCGACGCCAGTCTGGACGTGTTTCGCGCCCGCCCTGGGCTCGCAATCCTCCCGCTGTTGAGCCTCATCGCCGTCGGCAGTGCGTACGCGGCCGTCGGCGTCGCGATCCTCCACTACGGCCTGCTCGGCGCGGTATTCACGAACGATCTCGTCAGGTACGGCGCCATGTTCGCCGGCCTCGCGATTTCCTCGAGCGTCGGCGTCTTCTTCAACGCCGCGGTGGTCCACTGCGCGTCGCGGCAGTTCGACGGCAAGGAGACGTCGGCCCGCGACGGGCTCGCGGCCGCGTGGGACGCCCGCCGGGAGATCGCGAAGTGGAGCCTCGTCTCCGCGACGATCGGGACCCTCCTCTACGTAGCCGAAGACAACGCCCCCGGCGTCGGCACGCTCACCCGATCGATCCTCAATCTCGGATGGGGGTTGCTGACGTTTTTCGTCGTCCCAGTGATCGTCACAGACCGAACGGGCTCGCTTCGGTCGGAACTCCGGAAGAGCGGCGACGCGTTCGCCCGAACGTGGGGCGAGTCGATCACCGCAGCGTTCGGGATCGGCCTGGCGCTGTTCCCGGTCACGCTGGCCGGGATCTGCATGCTCGTCGTCGCCTACGTCTCGGCGACGGGACTCACCGCGTACGGACTCGGCGCGCTCGGCGGCCTCCTTGTCGTCGCGACCCTCGTCGTCACGCAGGTACTGGGCATGATCGTCCGAACGGCGCTCTACCGGTACGCGACCGACGGCGAGTGCGTGGGCCCGCTCGCGGAACTTGACCCGGAGGAGGTTTTCGTCGACGACTGA
- a CDS encoding lipoyl domain-containing protein yields the protein MSSDDDRVAVDTGDVWPEDTDEDEGVVVNWFLSEGAGVEAGDALCEFQVEKVSVDVPAPTDGTIDEIVLEEDDEFERGAVLAWIAPA from the coding sequence ATGAGTTCGGATGACGACCGCGTCGCCGTCGACACCGGCGACGTCTGGCCCGAGGACACCGACGAGGACGAGGGCGTCGTCGTCAACTGGTTCCTGAGCGAAGGGGCCGGCGTCGAGGCGGGCGACGCCCTCTGTGAGTTCCAGGTCGAGAAGGTCAGCGTCGACGTTCCGGCGCCGACAGACGGCACGATCGACGAGATCGTCCTCGAGGAAGACGACGAGTTCGAGCGCGGGGCCGTCCTCGCCTGGATCGCCCCGGCGTAG